The following proteins are encoded in a genomic region of Arachis stenosperma cultivar V10309 chromosome 4, arast.V10309.gnm1.PFL2, whole genome shotgun sequence:
- the LOC130976901 gene encoding chitinase-like protein 2, which produces MKKMNNNKNPTISWVLMLLFVVCVVNAQSSVKPVVKIVKGKKLCDKGWECKGFSAYCCNETISDFFQTYQFENLFAKRNSPVAHAVGFWDYQSFITAAALYQPLGFGTTGGKLGGMKEVAAFLGHVGSKTSCGYGVATGGPLAWGLCYNKELSPDKYYCDDYYKLTYPCTPGAAYYGRGAIPIYWNYNYGKIGEALKVNLLDHPEYIEQNATLAFQAAIHTWMTPPDKHIPSPHDAFHANWKPTKNDTLAKRVPGFGATINVLYGDQVCGQGSDGDDMNNVISHYLYYLDLMGVGREEAGPHDVLSCAEQKPYKPAGPPSSSTT; this is translated from the exons ATGAAGAAGATGAACAATAACAAGAATCCAACAATATCATGGGTTTTGatgttgttgtttgttgtttgtGTGGTTAATGCACAATCATCGGTGAAGCCGGTGGTGAAGATAGTGAAGGGGAAAAAGCTTTGTGACAAAGGGTGGGAGTGTAAGGGTTTCTCTGCTTATTGTTGTAATGAGACAATCTCTGATTTCTTCCAAACTTACCAGTTTGAGAACCTCTTTGCAAAGAGGAATTCCCCGGTGGCTCATGCCGTCGGATTCTGGGATTACCAGTCGTTCATCACGGCCGCCGCGCTCTACCAGCCTCTTGGGTTCGGGACCACCGGTGGAAAGCTTGGTGGCATGAAAGAGGTTGCTGCTTTTCTTGGTCATGTGGGAAGCAAGACTTCTT GTGGATATGGGGTGGCAACAGGGGGACCCTTAGCATGGGGATTATGTTACAACAAGGAACTGAGTCCAGATAAATACTACTGTGATGACTACTACAAGTTGACCTATCCATGCACCCCTGGCGCCGCTTATTATGGCCGTGGCGCCATCCCTATTTACTG GAACTACAACTATGGAAAAATAGGAGAAGCCCTAAAGGTGAACCTATTGGACCACCCAGAATACATAGAGCAAAATGCCACGCTGGCATTCCAAGCAGCAATACACACGTGGATGACCCCACCAGACAAGCACATTCCTTCACCACACGATGCCTTTCATGCCAACTGGAAGCCAACTAAGAATGACACGTTGGCAAAGCGGGTCCCAGGTTTTGGTGCCACAATCAATGTTCTCTACGGTGACCAAGTTTGTGGCCAGGGTTCTGATGGTGATGACATGAACAACGTTATTTCTCATTACCTCTATTATCTTGATCTCATGGGTGTTGGCCGAGAAGAAGCTGGGCCCCATGATGTCCTCTCTTGTGCTGAGCAAAAGCCCTATAAGCCCGCTGGGCCTCCATCTTCTTCAACAACTTGA